Proteins encoded within one genomic window of Tachyglossus aculeatus isolate mTacAcu1 unplaced genomic scaffold, mTacAcu1.pri scaffold_123_arrow_ctg1, whole genome shotgun sequence:
- the LOC119922741 gene encoding olfactory receptor 7A10-like has translation MERRNQSSISEFLLLGLSDREEQRQLLFVLFLWMYLLGVLGSLLIILAITSNPHLHTPMYFFLTNLSLADACFLSTTVPKMLANIQTHNESITYAGCLAQVYFFIFFGSLDTFLLTGMAYDRYVAICHPLHYTTIMSPRLCALMVSGSWSVSSLDALLNTLLVLHLSFCADNKILHYFCELNQILKLSCTDTIINDVLLYILFVVLGLGPLTGLLFSYIHIVSTILKISSAGGRWKAFSTYGSHLTVVSLFCGSALGVYLSPMTSQVSQKGSIASVVYTVVTPMPNPFIYSLRNKDMKWALRNVFCRKNLFFWRCCDPFLPDTWRIQQGLVDQPENEPFWPFLGNLRSPHCGPTLALDSQPVAGLRSTSRSSFKTLLKSHLLREMSYD, from the exons ATGGAGAGGAGAAACCAATCCAGCatctcagaattcctcctcctgggactgtctgaCCGGGAGGAACAGCGACAGCTCCTCTTTGTGCTGtttctctggatgtacctgcttggggtcctggggagcctgctcatcatcctggcGATCACATCcaacccgcacctgcacacccccatgtatttcttcctcactaACCTCTCCCTGGCTGATGCCTGCTTCCTGTCTACCacagtccccaagatgctggccaaCATCCAGACCCACAACGAATCCATAACTTACGCTGGCTGCCTGGCACAAGTATATTTTTTTATCTTCTTTGGAAGTCTGGATACCTTCCTCCTAACCGGGATGGCTTATGATCGCTATGTGGCCATTTGCCACCCTCTCCACTACACTACCATCATGAGTCCTCGACTCTGTGCCCTGATGGTTTCTGGGTCCTGGAGTGTCAGTAGCCTTGATGCCTTACTCAACACACTATTGGTCCTTCACTTATCCTTTTGTGCAGACAACAAAATCCTTCACTATTTCTGTGAACTTAACCAGATCCTAAAGCTATCCTGCACTGACACCATCATTAATGATGTGTTACTGTACATACTGTTCGTGGTGCTTGGTTTAGGTCCCCTTACAGGCCTCCTTTTCTCTTACATTCATATTGTTTCAACTATTTTGAAAATATCCTCTGCTGGGGGAAGAtggaaagccttctccacttatGGCTCTCACCTGACTGTGGTCTCTTTGTTCTGTGGCAGTGCCCTCGGAGTCTACCTCAGTCCCATGACTTCCCAAGTATCCCAGAAGGGCTCGATAGCATCTGTCGTGTACACGGTGGTCACCCCTATGCCGAATCCtttcatctacagcttgaggaacaaagacatgaaatGGGCCCTGAGAAACGTGTTCTGcaggaaaaatctttttttttggaGATGTTGTGATCCCTTCCTGCCGGATACTTGGAGGATACAGCAGGGGTTGGTGGACCAGCCTGAGAATGAACCTTTCTGGCCATTTTTGGGAAATCTGAG AAGCCCCCACTGTGGGCCAACCCTGGCCCTGGACTCTCAGCCTGTGGCAGGTCTGAGG tCCACGTCCCGAAgctccttcaaaactctccttaaAAGCCACCTTCTCCGGGAAATGTCCTATGACTGA
- the LOC119922769 gene encoding olfactory receptor 7C2-like, protein MEKGNQTSFSEFLLLGLSDRVEQRQLLFVLFLWMYLLGFLGSLLIVLAIGSDPHLHTPMYFFLVNLSLADICFLSTTVPKMLVNVQTQDKSISYAGCLAQGYFFNLFGVMDNFLLTGMAYDHYVAICQPLHYTTIMNPRFCALVVTGSWMVSGLDALIHTLLMLRLSFCKNNEILHFFCEINQVLMLSCTDTHINVFLLYALIMALGIGPLTGLLFSYTRIVFTILRIPSAWGRYKAFSTCGSHLSVVSLFYGTALGVYFSSTSTHVSRKGSVASVMYTVVTPVLNPFIYSLRNKDMKGALRNVFSR, encoded by the coding sequence ATGGAGAAGGGAAACCAAACCAGCttctcagaattcctcctcctgggactgtcagATCGAGTGGAGCAGCGGCAGCTCCTCTTCgtgctgttcctctggatgtacctgctcggattcctggggagcctgctcatcgtcctggccatcggctccgacccacacctgcacactcccatgtacttcttcctcgtcAACCTCTCCTTGGCTGACATCTGTTTCTtgtccaccacggtccccaagatgctggtcaaTGTCCAGACCCAAGATAAATCCATATCTTATGCAGGTTGCCTGGCACAAGGGTACTTTTTTAATCTGTTTGGCGTAATGGACAATTTCCTCCTCACAGGGATGGCTTATGACCACTACGTGGCCATATGTCAACCCCTCCATTATACCACGATCATGAACCCACGGTTCTGTGCCCTGGTGGTTACTGGGTCTTGGATGGTCAGTGGCCTTGATGCCTTAATACATACCTTACTGATGCTTCGCTTATCCTTCTGCAAAAATAATGAAatccttcacttcttctgtgaaattAACCAGGTTCTAATGCTTTCCTGTACGGACACCCACATCAATGTTTTTTTGTTATATGCACTGATAATGGCACTTGGAATAGGTCCCCTCACAGGCCTCCTGTTCTCTTACACTCGTATTGTCTTCACCATACTGAGAATCCCATCTGCCTGGGGAAGGtataaagctttctccacctgtggctctcacctgtcCGTGGTCTCCCTGTTCTACGGCACTGCTCTTGGGGTCTATTTCAGTTCCACGTCTACCCACGTGTCCCGGAAGGGCTCGGTAGCATCCGTGATGTACACGGTGGTCACACctgtgctgaaccccttcatctacagcctgaggaataaagacATGAAAGGGGCTTTGAGAAACGTGTTCAGCAGGTAA